From the genome of Vulpes lagopus strain Blue_001 chromosome 2, ASM1834538v1, whole genome shotgun sequence, one region includes:
- the ZNF526 gene encoding zinc finger protein 526: protein MAEVAAEVAELPTQMSPGAVEMAIPMLGEMTEMSTEVTEMTPGEALASSLFFQHHQFMCSECGSLYNTLEEVLSHQEQHVPNVTEDEALATQDPGLEPELLAGSDDGPFQCGECSQLILSPSELLAHQDAHLRESASQIQYQCGDCQELFPSPELWVAHRKAQHLSAVAAEPPGPPPLPPPTPPPPPPAPPEVKMEPYECPECSTLCATPEEFLEHQGTHFDSLEKEEQNGLEEEEEEEEEEDDEEETEEEEEAVAEVGDDATGGDRATAGPAQGCGDCPQHRTSAEARRRHRRASRGPTSTAHPFHCNQCQRSFSSANRLLAHGRAHVGGTHECTTCSKVFKKAASLEQHLRLHRGEARYLCVDCGRGFGTELTLVAHRRAHTANPLHRCRCGKTFSNMTKFLYHRRTHAGKSGAPPVAASSSSSSASPAPTMPAPPPPPPAPPAQLPCPQCPKSFASASRLSRHRRAVHGPPERRHRCGVCGKGFKKLVHVRNHLRTHTGERPFQCHSCGKTFASLANLSRHQLTHTGVRPYQCLDCGKRFTQSSNLQQHRRLHLRPVAFARAPRLPITGLYNKSPYYCGTCGRWFHALAGLRLHQRVHARARAVTLPPPRSPPPAPPPPPEPQQTIMCTELGETIAIIETSQPLALEDTLQLCQAALGASEASGLLQLDTAFV from the coding sequence ATGGCAGAGGTAGCGGCTGAGGTGGCTGAGCTTCCAACACAGATGTCACCAGGGGCAGTAGAGATGGCAATACCAATGTTAGGGGAGATGACAGAGATGTCAACAGAGGTGACGGAGATGACCCCTGGGGAGGCCCTGGcctcatctcttttctttcagcatcACCAGTTCATGTGCTCTGAGTGTGGCAGCCTTTACAACACACTGGAGGAAGTCCTGTCACACCAGGAGCAGCATGTGCCCAATGTCACCGAGGACGAGGCTCTGGCCACCCAGGATCCAGGCTTGGAGCCAGAACTCCTGGCAGGGTCTGATGATGGGCCTTTCCAGTGTGGGGAGTGCAGCCAACTCATCCTGTCCCCCAGTGAGCTCCTGGCCCACCAGGACGCCCACCTCCGGGAGTCTGCAAGCCAGATCCAGTACCAGTGTGGGGACTGCCAGGAGCTCTTCCCCTCGCCTGAGCTATGGGTGGCTCATCGCAAGGCCCAGCACCTTTCTGCTgtagcagctgagccacccgggccacccccgctgcccccaccgacgccaccacctccacctcctgctccccctgaAGTGAAGATGGAGCCCTATGAGTGTCCTGAGTGCTCGACCCTCTGTGCCACTCCTGAGGAGTTCTTGGAGCATCAAGGCACCCACTTTGACTCCCTAGAGAAAGAGGAGCAGAATggtctggaggaggaggaggaagaggaagaggaggaagacgatgaggaagagacagaggaggaagaggaggcggTGGCGGAGGTTGGCGATGATGCCACAGGAGGCGACAGGGCCACAGCTGGTCCGGCCCAGGGCTGTGGGGATTGTCCCCAGCACCGGACTTCAGCAGAGGCCCGCCGGCGGCACCGACGGGCATCCCGGGGCCCCACATCGACAGCCCACCCCTTCCACTGCAACCAGTGCCAGCGCAGCTTTAGCTCGGCAAACCGGCTGCTGGCACACGGGCGGGCCCATGTTGGCGGCACACATGAGTGTACCACGTGCTCCAAGGTGTTCAAGAAGGCGGCCTCCCTGGAGCAGCACCTGCGGCTACACCGCGGGGAAGCCCGCTACCTGTGCGTGGACTGTGGCCGCGGCTTCGGCACGGAGCTCACATTGGTGGCTCACCGGCGGGCACACACTGCCAACCCCTTGCACCGCTGCCGTTGTGGCAAGACATTCAGCAACATGACCAAGTTTCTCTACCACCGACGCACACATGCAGGCAAGAGCGGGGCGCCCCCTGTGGcggcctcctcttcctcctcctcagcttcCCCGGCACCCACCATGCCTGctcctcccccgccgccccctgcaccccccgcccaGCTGCCCTGCCCACAGTGCCCCAAGTCATTTGCCTCGGCTTCCCGGCTCTCCCGACACCGGCGCGCCGTCCACGGACCCCCCGAGCGGCGGCACCGCTGCGGCGTCTGCGGCAAGGGCTTCAAGAAGCTGGTCCATGTGCGCAACCACCTGCGGACGCACACAGGCGAGAGGCCCTTCCAGTGCCACTCGTGTGGCAAGACCTTTGCTTCCCTGGCCAACCTCAGCCGCCACCAGCTGACACATACGGGCGTACGGCCTTACCAGTGCTTGGACTGCGGCAAGCGCTTCACACAGAGCTCCAACCTGCAGCAGCATCGGAGGCTGCACCTGCGGCCCGTGGCCTTTGCACGCGCCCCCCGCCTTCCCATCACTGGCCTGTACAACAAGAGCCCCTACTACTGCGGGACATGCGGCCGCTGGTTCCACGCCCTGGCCGGCCTGCGACTGCACCAGCGGGTCCATGCCCGAGCCAGGGCTGTGACCCTGCCGCCGCCCCGATCGCcacctccagccccgcccccgccccccgagccTCAGCAGACCATCATGTGCACCGAGCTTGGGGAGACCATCGCCATCATCGAGACGTCCCAGCCACTGGCACTTGAGGACACGCTGCAGCTGTGCCAGGCCGCGCTGGGGGCCAGTGAGGCGAGCGGGCTGTTGCAGTTGGACACGGCCTTCGTGTGA
- the DEDD2 gene encoding DNA-binding death effector domain-containing protein 2, whose product MALSGLTPAPSWEEDECLDYYGMLSLHRMFEVVGGQLTECELELLAFLLDEAPGAAGGLARARSGLELLLELERRGQCDESNLRLLGQLLRVLARHDLLPHLARKRRRPVSPERYNYGTSSGSSSKRTEGSRRRRRQSSGTSEVQQGQWETGSPPTKRQRRSRGRPSGGARRRRRGTPTTPQQQQQEPARPASEGKVTCDIRLRVRAEYCEHGPALEQGVASRRPQALARQLDVFGQATAVLRSRDLGSVVCDIKFSELSYLDAFWGDYLSGALLQALRGVFLTEALREAVGREAVRLLVSVDEADYEAGRRRLLLMEEEGGRRPTEAS is encoded by the exons atGGCGCTGTCCGGGTTGACCCCGGCCCCGAGCTGGGAGGAGGATGAATGCCTGGACTACTACGGGATGCTGTCGCTTCACCGTATGTTCGAGGTGGTGGGCGGGCAGCTGACCGAGTGCGAGCTGGAGCTTCTGGCCTTCCTGCTCGACGAGGCCCCCGGCGCGGCCGGCGGTCTGGCCCGCGCCCGAAGcggcctggagctgctgctggaGCTGGAGCGCCGCGGACAGTGCGACGAGAGCAACCTTCGCCTGCTGGGGCAACTCCTGCGCGTCCTGGCGCGCCACGACCTGCTGCCGCACCTGGCGCGCAAGAGGCGCCGGCCAG tgTCTCCAGAACGCTACAACTATGGCACCTCCTCTGGCTCTTCTTCTAAAAGGACTGAAGGTAGCCGTCGTCGCCGTCGCCAGTCCAGTGGTACCTCAGAGGTTCAGCAGGGTCAGTGGGAGACAG gctccccaccgacCAAGCGGCAGCGGCGGAGTCGGGGCCGGCCCAGTGGTGGTGCCAGACGGCGGCGGAGAGGGACCCCGACCaccccccagcagcagcagcaagagccAGCCAGACCTGCCTCAGAAGGCAAAGTGACCTGTG ACATCCGGCTCAGGGTGCGAGCAGAGTACTGTGAGCACGGGCCTGCCTTGGAGCAGGGCGTGGCATCCCGGCGGCCCCAGGCGCTGGCACGGCAGCTGGACGTGTTTGGGCAGGCCACCGCAGTGCTGCGCTCACGAGACCTGGGCTCCGTGGTTTGCGACATCAAGTTCTCAGAGCTCTCCTATCTGGACGCCTTCTGGGGCGACTACCTGAGTGGTGCCCTGCTGCAGGCCCTCCGGGGCGTGTTCCTGACTGAGGCCCTTCGTGAGGCCGTGGGCCGGGAGGCTGTCCGCCTGCTGGTCAGTGTGGACGAGGCAGACTACGAGGCCGGCCGGCGCCGCCTGCTgctgatggaggaggaggggggacgGCGCCCGACTGAGGCCTCCTGA